CGCGGGGCGAAGGAACACTTTGCCACCGTCGTATTGGCCGAGGACTTCGTGCGGGATGGTGTCACCGCGGAGCTTGACCGGGTAGAGACGCTTCTTGGCGGCTTCGGTCGACTTCTTGATGGCGTCGGGAACTTCGTTCGCCTTGCCGTAGCCGATGCCGACGTTGCCCTTGCCGTCGCCGACGACGGCGAGAGCGGAGAAGCTGAAACGACGACCACCCTTCACCACCTTGGCGCAGCGGTTGATGTAGACGACCTTCTCGATCATGCCGGACTCGGCGCTGTCAGCGGACGAGTTGGCGGAATAGGACCTGTTGTTGTTAGCCATGGGCGGTGTTTAGAATTGGAGGCCGCCTTCGCGCGCGGCGTCGGCGAAGGTTTTGACGCGGCCGTGGAAGCGGCGGCCGTTGCGGTCGAACACGACGGAAGCGATGCCGGCGGCCTTGGCCTTGGCGGCGAAGGCGCTGCCGACGAGCTTGGCGCCGGAGACGTTGCCCTTGGCGTTCTGCTTCTTCACGTCGGCGTCGAGCGTGGAGAGGAACACGAGGGTCTTGCCCGCGGCGTCGTCGATGGCCTGCGCGTAGATGTGTTTGCCGGAGAATTTGACGGAGAGGCGCGGACGGGCGGCAGTGCCGGTGACCGTCTTGCGGATGCGCCACTTGCGCTTCTGGAGGAGCGCGGCTTTGCGAATGGTATTGGACATGGTTATGCGGCCTTTCGGATGGTGGCGTTAGGCGACGGTCTTGCCTTCCTTGCGGCGGACGCGCTCGGCGAACTCGCCGACGAGGCGGACACCCTTGCCCTTGTAAGGCTCGGGCGGGTAGTAGGCGCGGATCTCGGAAGTGACCTGGCCGACGAGCTGTTTGTCAGCGCCTTCGACCTTGAGCTTCGTGCCGTCGGTGACGGTGACCTTGATGCCTTCGGGGATGTCGTGGAGGATCTGATGCGAGTAGCCGAGCGAGAGGTCGAGCTGCTTGCCCTTCAGCGCGGCTTTGAAACCGACGCCTTGGATCTCGAGTTCCTTGAGGTAGCCGACTGCGGCGCCCTTCACCATGCCGGCGATGACCGAGCGGGCGGTGCCATACATGGCCTTGGAGAAACGGGTCTCCTCGGTGGGGGAAACGACGATCGTGTTGTCCTTCTTCTCGATCTTCACGACGGGCGCGAAGGTCTTGGAGACTTTGCCCTTGGGGCCGTCGACGGACACCGTGGTGCCTTTGATGTCGATCTTGACCTTGTCGGGAATCTGAACGGGTTGTTTGCCAATTCTGCTCATGGTGCGGGTGCTCCTTACCAGACGGTGCAGACGAGCTCGCCACCGAGCTTGTTGCGGCGGGCGTCCTGGTCCTTCATGAGGCCCTTGGACGTCGAGACGATGGCCATGCCGAGGCCGTTGAGGACGCGCGGGAGGTCGGTATAGCTGAAATACACGCGACGGCCCGGGGTCGACTCACGCTTGAGGCCGGTGATGACCGGGGTGTTGTCGACGTATTTGAGAGCGACGATGAGCGTCTTGTGGCCGCGCTCGTCGGTGCCGGAAGTGACTTCGCGGACGAAGCCTTCGGCTTTGAGGATCGTCGCGAGACTCTCCTTCATCTTGGAGTGCGGGGCGACGCACTGGGACTGGCCGGCCTTCGACGCATTGCGGAGGCGGGTCAGGAAATCACTGATCGGATCGGTCATGGTTGGATGTTGTTGGACTGGGCCGCGCGGGTCATATCCGACCCCCGTGGGCCAAAGGGTTTACCAGGAGGACTTGGTGACGCCGGGGATCTTGCCGGCGAGCGCGAGCTCGCGGAAGGTCAGGCGGGACACGCCGAACTTGCGGTTGAAGCCGCGCGGACGGCCGCTCATGGAGCAGCGGTTGCGGATGCGCTCCTTGGCGGAGTTGCGGGGAAGCTTCTGGAGCTTCTTCTGGGCGGCGTAGAATTCCTCGTCGGTGGTGGCGGGATTCGAAAGGATGGCCTTCAGCTCGGCGCGCTTGGCGGCGAACTTGTCGGCGAGCTTGATGCGCTTCTTGTTGCGCTCGATGGAGGAGGTCTTCGGCATGGTGCGGGAAGGTTAGGCGGATTTGGCGGCGGCCTGCTCGGTGCGGCGGAACGGCATGCCGAGAAGCTTGAGGAGCTCGCGGGCCTCGTCGTCGGTGTGAGCGGAGGTGACGAGGGTGATGTCGAGACCCATGTGGCGCTTGGCGCTTTCGACGGTGATCTCGGGGAAGATGGTGAAGTCGGTGATGCCGATGTTGTAGTTGCCCTGGCCGTCGAGCTTGTTCGGCACGCCGCGGAAGTCGCGGATGGTGGGCAGCGCGACCGCGAGGAGGCGCATGAGGAAGTGCCACATGGCGTCGCCGCGGAGGGTGACGCTGCAGCCGACGACCTGGCCTTGCTTCAGCTTGAAGTTGGCGATGGCCTTGCGGGACTTGTTGAGGATCGGCTTCTGGCCGGCGATGAGGCCCATGTCGCGCGCGGTGTCGGCGATCTGGTTCTTATCGGCTTCGGCGCCGATGCCGGTGTTGAGGACGATCTTCTCGAGCTTGGGAACCTGGTGTTTGTTCTTGTAGCTGCGCGACGCCATGAGGGCGGGCACGACTTGATCGAAGTAGGCTTTCTTGAGAGGCGGGACGGTGTCTTTGCTCATTTTCGGGTGCCCGGTTTCCAAGCGGGCGAATTAATTAAGAGGCGTTAGGCCTTCTTGGCTTCGGTTTTCTTGGCGCGCTTCTTCGAGGCGTCGAAGCGGGATTGGAGCATGAGATTCGAGACGTGGATCGAACCTTCGCGCTCGGCGATTTTGCCCTGAGGATTTTCCTGCGACTTCTTCAGGTGCTTCTTGATCATTGCCACGCCTTCGACGACCGCGCGGTTCTTGGACGCGAGGACTTCGAGGACTTTGCCGGTCTTGCCCTTGTGGGAGCCGGAGATGACGATGACCTGGTCGTTCTTCTTGATATGGAATTTTTGCATGGTCAGAGGACCTCCGGGGCGAGGGAGATGATCTTCATGTAGTTCTTCGCGCGGAGCTCGCGGGCGACGGGGCCGAAGATGCGGGTGCCCTTCGGGTTGCCGTCATCGCCGATGATGACGATGGCGTTGCTGTCGAAGCGGAGGTAGCTGCCGTCGGCGCGACGGAGGGGCGCCTTGGTGCGGACGATGACGGCCTTGTGGACCTCACCCTTCTTAACCGTGGCGTCGGTGCTGCTCTCCTTGATGTTGACGGTGATGATGTCGCCGACGTGCGCGTAGCGGGTGTTCTGACCGATACGGCCGATCATGGACGCGCGGCGCGCGCCGGTGTTGTCGGCGATGTCGAGAATGGAACGCATCTGGATCATGGTGTTGTTCTCCTCGTGCGGTTAGGCTTTCGGGGCCGCGGCGGCGGACTCGTTGGCTTTGGTGGTCTTGGTCGGGACGACAGCGGCGACGTCCGTCTCGGTGACGGCAGCGCCGATCGGCTGGACGGCGGCTTCGACGACGCGGACGACGCGCCAGCGCTTGAGGCGGCTCATCGGGCGGGTCTCCATGACCTCGACCTTGTCACCGACCTTGGACTCGTTCTTCTCGTCGTGGACGTGGAGGACGGTCTTGCGGTTGATGACTTTGCCGTAAAGTGGGTGCGGCGTCTTGTAGGGGACGGTGACCTTGACGGATTTGTCGCCCATCTTGGAGGTGACAAAACCGATCTCGGTCTTGCGGGCGGCGTGACGTGCGTGAGTAGACATGGTCTTGAGCGGTTACGCGCGCCTTAGGCAGCGGCGGTCTTCTTGGATTTTTTCTCGGTGAGGATGGTCTCGAGGCGCGCGATGTCCTTGCGGAGGACGCGGATCGTGTGCGGCTTCTCGACCTGGCCGGTGTGCTTGCGCAGGCGGAGCTGGAGGAGCTCGTCGCGGGTGGCGCGGAGCTTGGTGGTGATCTCGGCGGGCGAGAGTTCGCGGATTTCCTTGGAAGTCATGGTGACGTTCTCCTGTGGTTAGACGGCCACGCCTTCGCGCTGGATGAAACGGCAGCGGAAGGGCAGCTTGGCGTCGGCGAGGCGGAAGGCCTCTTTCGCGATGGTAGCGGGAACGCCGGCGAGTTCGAAGAGGACGGCGCCGGGCTTGATGGTCGCGGTGTAGTATTCGACCGGGCCCTTACCTTGACCCATGCGCACTTCGGCGGGCTTCTTGGTGACGGGCTTGTGGGGGAACACGCGGATCCAGAGTTTGCCCTTGCGCTTGAGATGGCGGGCGATGGTGACGCGGGCGGCTTCGATCTGGCGACCGGTCATGGGACCGCGGGAGAGGGATTGCAGGCCAAATTCACCGAAGGCGAGCGTGTTGCCGCGCTTGGCATTGCCAGCGCGGGAGCCCTTCATCGCTTTACGGTATTTGGTGCGGGACGGTTGGAGAGCGGACATGGCTTGAGTAGCTTTAAGCGGTAGGCGTTAAGCTTTAAGCTTAGAGCTTAGAGCTTAGCGCTGTTTCGTTAGTTGGATTCGTCCTTTTTGCAGATCCAGCACTTGACGCCGATCTTGCCCCAGACGGTGCGGGCTTCGGCGAATCCGTAGTCGATGTTCTCGCGGAGGGTGTGGAGCGGGATGCGACCCTGGCGCTGCCATTCGCGGCGCGCGATGTCGGCGCCACCGAGACGGCCCGAGCACTGGATCTTGATGCCGTCGGCGCCGAGGCTCATGGCCATCTGCACGGACTTCTTGATCGCGCGGCGGAAGGCGACGCGGCGCTCGAGCTGGAGGGCGACGTTCTCGGCGACGAGCTGGGCCTCGATCTCGGGCTTCTTCACTTCCTGGATGTCGAGCAGGACTTCCTTGCCGGTAATCTTACCGAGCTGGACCTTCATGTTTTCGACTTCCTGGCCCTTCTTGCCGATGACAATGCCGGGGCGGGCGGTGAAGATCTTCACGCGGACGCGGTTGCCGGCGCGCTCGATGAAGATGCGCGGCACGGAGGCCTGCTTCAGTTTCTCCATGAGGGTGTCACGGATGATCTGGTCTTCGTGGAGGAGCTTCGCGAAGTCCTTCTTGCGGGCGAACCAGCGGGATTGCCAGTTGCGGCGGACAGCGAGGCGGAAACCGGTAGGATTGGTTTTTTGACCCATGGTGGTGAGGCGTTAGGCTTTGCTGTCCGAGAGGACGATGCGGAGGTGGGACATGCGCTTGACGCGCGGCTTGGCGGAGCCGCGGGCGCCGGCCTTGAAGCGCTTCAGGACCGGGCCGCACTCGACGAGGGCGCGGTGGACGACGAGCTTGTCGGCCGAGAGGTTGTGGTTGTTCTCCGCGTTCGCGACGGCGCTCTTGAGCGTCTTGGCGAGGAGGCGGGCGGACTTGCGCGGGATGAGGGAGAGGAGGTCGGTGGCCTCGGGCACGGAGCGGCCCTGGATTTCGTTGGCGACCTCGCGCACCTTCTTCGGCGACATGCGCGCGTTTTTGGTGAGAGCTTGAATTTCCATGTTCGGATCGGGTTCGGGTTTCGGCTATGCGCGCAGGTTAGATTTCCTTACGGGTCATGCCGCCGTGCGCCTTGAAGATACGCGTCGGGGCGAACTCGCCGAGCTTGTGGCCGACCATGTTCTCGGTGACATACACCGCGATGAAGGCCTTGCCGTTGTGAACGTTGAAGGTGTGGCCGACGAAGTCGGGCGTGATGGTCGAGCGCCGGCTCCAGGTCTGGATGGGCTTGCGCGCACCGCTGGACTTGGCCGCCTTCTCGATTTTCTCGAGCAGGTGGTAGTCGACGAAGAAACCTTTTTTGATGGAACGAGCCATGTTGGGTAGTCGTTAAGTGGTTTACTTCTTGCCGCGCGGCGGACGGCCGTTCTTGCGGGTAAGGATGAGGGAGTTGGACGGCTTGGAGCGGCGGCGCGTCGGGAAACCCTTCGCGAGCTGGCCCCACGGCGACACGAGGTGCTGGCGGCCGCCACCACCCTTGGACTTGCCCTGACCGCCACCGTTGGGGTGATCGATCGGGTTCATCGCCATACCGCGGACGCGCGGGCGCTTGCCGAGCCAGCGATTGCGGCCGGCCTTGCCGAGCTTGCGCTTGCTGTGGTCTTCGTTGCCGACCTCGCCGATGGTGGCGCGGCAGTTGGCGTTCACGAGGCGGGTCTCGCCGGAAGCCATCTTGAGCTGCGCCATGCCGTTCTCGACGGCGACGAGTTCGACGGAGGTGCCGGCCGAGCGGGCGAGCTGGGCGCCGCGTCCCGGGAGCAGTTCGACGGCGTGGACCTTCGTCGCGGCCGGGATGACGGACAGCGGGAAGCTGTTGCCCGGGCGATAGTCGTTGGTGTCGGTCTTCAGCGCGCTGTAGATCGAGTCACCGACCTTGAGACCCTTCGGAGCGATGATGTAGGCCTTGGTGCCGTCGGTGTAAGCGAGGAGCGCGAGCAGCGCGGAGCGGTTGGGATCGTATTCGATCGCCTGAACCTTCGCGGGCATGTCGAGCTTGGCGCGCTTGAAATCGATGATGCGGTAGAGCTTCTTGTGACCGCCGCCGCGACGACGCGACGTGATGCGGCCGTAGGTGTTGCGGCCGCCGGTCTTGTTCTTGTGCTCAACCAGCGAGCGCTCGGGGCGCTTGTTGGAAATCTCCTCCGGGCGGTTCAGCTCGGTGAAGCGGAGCGCGGCGGTGAGAGGACGGAAAGTTTTGATAGCCATGGCGGGTGTTTCCTCAGACGAGCTCGATCTTGTCGCCCTGCTTGAGGGTGACGATGGCGCGCTTGCTGTCGGACTTCTGCGTCGGGCGGCCCGTGCGGGAACGCTTCGGCTTGCCCTTGATGTTTTGGATGTTCACGCGCGTGACGGTGACCTTGAAGGTCGCCTCGACGGCTTCGCGCACGGTGTGCTTCGTGGCGGAGGGATAAACCTCGAACGTGTATTGGCCGTAGTTGGAGGAGAGCTTGGAGGCCTTCTCCGTCAGGCGCATGTTTTTGAGAACTTTATCGGCGCTGATCATGACTGACCTCCGTTGGCGCGGGCGAGGATGGTCTCGAGCGCTTTGGTGGAGACGACGATCTTCGAATATTGCACGAGATCGAGAGTGTTGAGCTTCGCGGCTTCCGTGGTGGAGACGCGGTCGAGGTTGCGCGCGGCGCGAGAGGCCTCGGCGGTGAACGGGGCGTCGACGAGGAGCACGGAACCCTTCGGGGCGATCGTGCGGACGACCTTGTTCATGAGCTTGGTCTTCGGCTGAGCGGGCGAGAACGCCTCGATCACGTCGACTTCGCCGGCAGAGGCGCGATCGAAGAGCGCGCGGGCGAAGGCGAGGGCCTTGACCTTATTGTTGATCTTCTTGGAGAAGTCGCGGGGCTTCGGGCCGAACACGACGCCACCACCGCTCCAGAGCGGCGAGCGGGACGAGCCGGCGCGGGCGCGGCCGGAACCCTTTTGGTTCCACGGCTTCTTGCCACCGCCGCGAACTTCGCCGCGGGTCTTAGTGGAGCGGGTGCCTTGGCGGGCGTTGGCGCGGTGGGCGACGACGACTTCCTTGACGGCTTGAACGCCCTTATTGCCTTCGAAGGTCGGGACGTTGAACTCCATTTCGGAGGTCTTGCTGGCGTCGGAGCTGTAAACTTTGAGCTTCATGTTGGTTCAGTCTCCTTAGGCTTTCTTGGCCTTCTTGCCGGCGCGGATGATGACATCGTCACCGTTGGCGCCCGGGATCGCGCCGCGAACAAGAATGAGGTTCTTGTCGGCGATGATTTTCACGACGCTGAGGTTCTGCACCGTGCGGCGCTGCGAACCCATGTGGCCGGGCATCGACTGGTTCTTCCAGGAGCGACCGGGCGTCTGGCGCATACCGATCGAGCCGATGCGGCGGTGGAACATCGAGCCGTGTGCGGCGGGACCGCCGGCGGCACCATGCTTCTTCACGACGCCTTGGAAGCCTTTGCCCTTGGAAATGCCGATGACATCGATCGTCTGACCTTCGGTGAAGGCGGTGACGGTGACGACGTCGCCGGCTTTGACCGTGGGAGCGGCGGCGAGACGGACTTCGTTGAGCACGCGGGGCGCGGTTTCGAGGCCGGCCTTCTTGGCGTGCGCGGCTTCGGCCTTGCTCGCGTTCTTCGCCTTGAGGGCGCCGAAGCCGAGCTGGACGGCGTTATAACCGTCGGTCTCGACGGTCTTGACTTGGACAACCGGGCAGGGGCCGGCTTCCACGACGGTGACCGGCACGAGCACGTTTTGTGCGTCGTAGACCTGGGTCATCCCGAGTTTTTTGCCTAATAGAGTAGTGATCATAGGCTAAGTGGTAGGTGGAGGGTTTCCGTTTGGTTTAGACCTACATTAGCAATCCGGCGATTGAAGCCACCGGTGGCTGCTAAAGTGACTGTCTGAAAGTTGAGCGTTAGACGTTGATCGTGATATCGACGCCGGACGGCAGGTTGAGTTTCTTGAGTTCGTCGACCGTCTGCGCGGTCGGCTCGAGGATGTCGATGAGGCGCTTGTGAGTGCGGCTCTCGAACTGCTCCATCGACTTCTTGTCGACGTGCGGCGAGCGGTTGACGGACAGTTTCTCGATGCGGGTGGGCAGCGGGATCGGGCCCGAGACGCGCGCGCCGGAGCGCTTGGCGGTTTCGACGATTTCCAGGGCGGACTGGTCGATCACACGGTAATCGAAACCCTGGAGTTTGATGCGAATGCGTTGGCCTTTCATGGCGGATAAAGAACGTGGGTTTAGGTGCGGGCCGGGGCCTTCGAGGAGGTCTCGACGATCTTGGCCAAAAGGTTGTTCGGGACCTGGGCGAAGTGCGACGGCGTGATCGAGGCGGACGCGCGGCCCTTTGAGAGGGAGCGGATGTCCGTCACGTAACCGAAGAGCATTTCGAGCGGAACGTGGGCGGAGATGATGCACGCGCCGTTCTTGTTTTCCATGCCTTGGATCTGACCGCGGCGGCGGTTGATGTCGCCCATCAGGTCGCCTTGGTAATCTTCCGGCGTGGTGACTTCGACGCCCATGATCGGCTCGAGGAGGATCGGCTTCGCGACCTTCATCGCTTCCTTGAAGGCGAAGATGCCGGCCATCTTGAACGCGAGTTCCGACGAGTCGACTTCGTGGAAGGAACCGTCGATGATGCGGATGATCGCATCGACGACCGGGTAGCCGGCGACGACGCCGTTGTTCGCGCCTTCCATGATGCCGTCGGTGGCGGGCTTGATGAATTCCTTCGGGATGACGCCGCCAACGATTTCGTTGATGACTTCGATGCCCTTGCCCTTTTCGTTCGGCTCGATCTTGACGACGACGTGGCCGTATTGGCCTTTGCCACCGGACTGGCGGATGAACTTGCCGACGCCGTCCGCGGAGCCGGTGACGGTCTCGCGATAAGCAATCTGCGGCTTGCCCACGGTCGCCTCGACCTTGAACTCGCGCTTCATGCGGTCGACGATGATTTCGAGGTGCAACTCGCCCATGCCGGCGAGAATCGTCTGGCCGGTGTCTTGGTCGGTCTTGACGCGGAGAGTCGGATCTTCAGCGACGAGGCGCTGCAGCGCGACGCCGAGCTTTTCCTGGTCGCCCTTCGAGTTCGGCTCGATCGACATCGCGATGACGGGCTCGGGGAAGGACGGGGGCTCGAGACGAATGTCGAAGTCCTCATCGCACAGCGTGTCGCCGGTGATGACGTCCTTGACGCCGACGAGCGCGCAGATGTCGCCCGCATAAGCCAGTTCGATTTCCTCGCGGTCCATCGCGCGCATGAGCACGAGACGGGAGACGCGCTCGGAGCGGCGGGTGCGGGGATTGTAGAGGGACATGCCGCGCTTCACCACGCCGGTGTAGACGCGGTAGAACACGAGCTTGCCGACGAACGGGTCGGTCCAGAGCTTGAACGCGAGACCGGCGAGCTTCGCCTTGTCGTCCACGACTGCTTCAACGGCGTTGCCGGAGCTGTCCTGACCCTTCATCGGCGGAACATCGATCGGGTTCGGGAGATAGTTGACGACGCAGTCGAGGAGACGCTGCACGCCCTTCTTCTTAAACGCGGAGCCCGGGATCACGCCCGTGAATTTCATCGAGACCGTGGCCTTGCGGACGGCGAGGATGAATTCCTCGGTGGTGATTTCCTGGCCTTCGAGATACTTGTTCGCGATGACGTCGTCGAAATCGGAGACGGCTTCGATGAGTTTCTCGCGGTATTCCTTCGCCTGGGCGGCGTATTCGGCGGGGATCGGGCTTGTCACCGGATTCATGCCGAGCTGATCGGTCGTGTCGTCGAACTTGTAGGCGATGTTCTGAACGAGGTCGATGAGGCCGTTGAAGTTTTCCTCCTGGCCCATCGGGATGTAGAGCGGATGCGCGTTGGCCTTGAGCTTCTCGCGCATCTCGTCGACGGCGCGGAAGAAGTTGGCACCGGTGCGGTCCATCTTGTTGACGAACGCCACGCGCGGAACGCCGTATTTGTTGGCCTGGCGCCACACGGTCTCGGACTGCGGTTGCACGCCGGCGACCGCGCAGAACACCGCGACAGCACCGTCGAGCACGCGCATGGAGCGCTCGACTTCGGCGGTGAAGTCTACGTGTCCGGGCGTGTCGATGATGTTAATGCGCTGCTTGATCCCCTTCCAGGGACCGAAGGAAGCGTTCCAGGCGCAGGAAATGGCGGCGGCGGTGATCGTGATGCCGCGCTCGCGCTCCTGCTCCATCCAGTCGGTCACCGTGGTGCCTTCGTGGACTTCGCCCATCTTGTGGACGGCGCCGGAGTAGAAAAGAATGCGCTCAGTCGTCGTGGTCTTGCCGGCGTCGATGTGCGCGGCGATGCCGATGTTGCGCGTCCACTCGAGCGGGAACGGACGGTCCTTGGCGTTGGCCGGGGAGACCTTGGCCTTGTCGGTGACGACGGTGATGTTGATCGGAGAAGACATTGCGTGGAAACCTTACCAGCGGAGGTGAGCGAAGGCGCGGTTGGCCTGGGCCATCTTGTGGGTGTCTTCCTTCTTCTTCACAACGGTGCCCGTGTTGTTGTAGGCATCGATGATCTCGGCCGCGAGCGCCTCGCGCATGGCGATACCCTTGCGGGATGTGGCGGCGTCGACGATCCAGCGGAGCGCGAGCGATTCCTGGCGCTCGAACGAAATCTCAACCGGCACCTGGTAGGTGGCGCCACCGACGCGGCGGCTCTTGACCTCGAGCTTCGGGCGGGCGTTTTCCATCGCGCCCATGAGAAGGTCGACCGGATCGCCCTTCTGAAGCTTCTCGCTCACGCGCTCAAAGGCGCCGTAAACGATGCGCTCCGCGACGGTCTTCTTGCCGCTCTTCATGATCACGTTGATCAGGTGAGTGACGAGCGCGCTGTTGTAGCGGACGTCCGGAACGGTGGGGCGGTGAGTAGCTCTGCGACGACGAGACATGTTGAAAAAGAAAGAACGTGATTACTTGGCGGCCTTCGGGCGCTTGACGCCGTATTTGGAACGGGAACGGCGGCGTTTTTCGACACCAGTGGCGTCGAGCGTGCCGCGGACGATGTGATAGCGGACGCCGGGAAGGTCCTTCACACGGCCACCGCGCACGAGGACGATCGAGTGCTCCTGCAGGGAGTGACCTTCGTCCGGAATGTAAGAGATGACTTCCGTGCCGTTCGTGAGGCGAACTTTGGCGACCTTACGGATGGCCGAGTTCGGCTTCTTCGGCGTGCGGGTCATGACCTGCACGCAGACGCCACGGCGGAAGGGGTTGCCCTGGAGAGCCGGGGCTTTGGACTTCGCGCGGACCTTGCGGCGTCCTTTTCTCACGAGTTGGTTGATGGTGGGCATTGGAGGAAGTTAGATAGGTAAAAGAGGAAAAAGAGCGCGGAACCTACCGGGACGAAAAATCCCGGCAAGCACTTTTTCGCGCTGTGCTGAAAAACGCGAGTTTCAGAGCGGAAACCCCGAAACCGCGGGCGTCAGGTGCACCCACAGTTTTGCTGCGAATGCTGTTTTTTGACGAAAATGGAGGGTGAGCGAACCACGTTCGCATGACGCACTTCAAGCGCGAAGTTTCTCTTTTCTCCCCAAGTTATTCACAGAATCAGTTTCGCTGTCGCAACGAACGTGAAATGGGGTGACGGAAAATCGACGGGGCGAGCTCGCCGGCGCCGTGATCCGTCTTCGCTCTACACCTACGGCTGAAGCCCGGCAGTCGCAGCCAGCGAGCACAAAAAAACACCCGGCCCGTGAGGGCCGGGTGTAACTCGGAAGGAGCTAGGCTCTACCTCCGAGTTTTGGCGGGAGGGATTCGCAGAGTCCCACTTTCAGAGTGAAAAACAAGGCGAAATTCGGTGCTCCCCTGCCCTCTTTTTTGTAAGCCGGGAGCACCTTTTCACGCCATGTTGAGAAAAGAAAAAGCCGCGGATTGCTCCGCGGCTTTGAGAGTGAACTGAAACGTCGAGCTTAGCTCGCTTCGACCGTGGCGGCCGCGCGCGGAGCTTCGTCCATCGGGATCTCGCCACCGAGCGGGAGCGTGACCTTCAGCTTCTTGTAAGCCGGGAGGCCTGTGCCCGCAGGGATGAGGTGACCCATGATGACGTTTTCCTTGAAGCCCTTCAGGCCGTCGACCTTGCCGAGCGTCGAAGCGTCGGTGAGGACGCGGGTCGTCTCTTGGAACGAGGCGGCGGAGATGAACGACTCGGTCTCGAGCGAGGCCTTGGTGATGCCAAGGAGGATCGGCTCAGCCTCGGCGGGTTTGCCGCCGGCGGCGTCGAGGCGCTTGTTCTCGCGAAGGAACGTCGTGCGATCGATCTGCTCGCCCCAGAAGAACTCGCTGTCACCCGGATCCGTGATGCGGACCTTGCGGAGCATCTGGCGGATGATGACCTCGATGTGCTTGTCGTTAATCGACACGCCCTGGAGGCGGTAGACTTCCTGCACCTGGCCGATGAGGAACTCGTAGAGCGCGGTCGGCCCGAGGATGTCGAGGATCTCGTGCGGATCGGCGGAGCCTTCGGTGAGGTGCTGGCCCTTGTGGACGACGTCACCGGCCTGCACAATGATGTGCTTGCCGTGCGGGATCAGGTGCTCTTCCTCGGCGCCGGCTTCCTCGTTGCGGACAACGAGCTTGCGCTTGCCGCGGATCGAGCCTTCGAACGAGACGACACCGTCGATGCGGGCCATCTCGGCGGCTTCCTTCGGACGGCGAGCCTCGAAGAGCTCGGCGACGCGCGGGAGACCGCCGGTGATGTCCTTCGTGGTCGAAGCCTGACGCGGCGTCTTCGCGAGAAGGGCGCCAGCCTGGATGATGTCGCCTTCGTTGACGACGACCTGGGCGCCGGTCGGAATCGCGTAGGCGGCCAGCGGCTTGCCGGTTTCGTCACGGATTTCGATCTGCGGATTGAGGTCTTCCTTGTGCTCGATGACCACAGTCGCGATGCGGCCGGTGGACTCGTCGAGCTCACGTTTGACCGTGACGCCCGGGATCATGTCCTTGAAGTGCAGCGTGCCGGTGCGCTCAGAGAGAACCGGGATGTTATACGGGTCCCACTGCGCGATGGTCTGGCCCTTGGTCACCTTCTCGCCGTCGGCGACGGAAAGAACGGTGCCGACCACGATCGGATAGGCTTCGAGTTCGCGATCGTTGTCGTCGATGATCTGGATGGAGCCGGTCTTGTTGAGGACGATGGCTGCACCTTCCATCTGCACGAGGCGGAGGCCGCGA
This portion of the Candidatus Didemnitutus sp. genome encodes:
- the rpsH gene encoding 30S ribosomal protein S8, producing the protein MTDPISDFLTRLRNASKAGQSQCVAPHSKMKESLATILKAEGFVREVTSGTDERGHKTLIVALKYVDNTPVITGLKRESTPGRRVYFSYTDLPRVLNGLGMAIVSTSKGLMKDQDARRNKLGGELVCTVW
- a CDS encoding 50S ribosomal protein L24, encoding MQKFHIKKNDQVIVISGSHKGKTGKVLEVLASKNRAVVEGVAMIKKHLKKSQENPQGKIAEREGSIHVSNLMLQSRFDASKKRAKKTEAKKA
- the rplP gene encoding 50S ribosomal protein L16, whose amino-acid sequence is MSALQPSRTKYRKAMKGSRAGNAKRGNTLAFGEFGLQSLSRGPMTGRQIEAARVTIARHLKRKGKLWIRVFPHKPVTKKPAEVRMGQGKGPVEYYTATIKPGAVLFELAGVPATIAKEAFRLADAKLPFRCRFIQREGVAV
- the rpsC gene encoding 30S ribosomal protein S3 — encoded protein: MGQKTNPTGFRLAVRRNWQSRWFARKKDFAKLLHEDQIIRDTLMEKLKQASVPRIFIERAGNRVRVKIFTARPGIVIGKKGQEVENMKVQLGKITGKEVLLDIQEVKKPEIEAQLVAENVALQLERRVAFRRAIKKSVQMAMSLGADGIKIQCSGRLGGADIARREWQRQGRIPLHTLRENIDYGFAEARTVWGKIGVKCWICKKDESN
- the rpsN gene encoding 30S ribosomal protein S14 — protein: MPKTSSIERNKKRIKLADKFAAKRAELKAILSNPATTDEEFYAAQKKLQKLPRNSAKERIRNRCSMSGRPRGFNRKFGVSRLTFRELALAGKIPGVTKSSW
- the rpmC gene encoding 50S ribosomal protein L29 gives rise to the protein MTSKEIRELSPAEITTKLRATRDELLQLRLRKHTGQVEKPHTIRVLRKDIARLETILTEKKSKKTAAA
- the rpsQ gene encoding 30S ribosomal protein S17, with translation MSTHARHAARKTEIGFVTSKMGDKSVKVTVPYKTPHPLYGKVINRKTVLHVHDEKNESKVGDKVEVMETRPMSRLKRWRVVRVVEAAVQPIGAAVTETDVAAVVPTKTTKANESAAAAPKA
- the rplR gene encoding 50S ribosomal protein L18, whose translation is MSNTIRKAALLQKRKWRIRKTVTGTAARPRLSVKFSGKHIYAQAIDDAAGKTLVFLSTLDADVKKQNAKGNVSGAKLVGSAFAAKAKAAGIASVVFDRNGRRFHGRVKTFADAAREGGLQF
- the rplE gene encoding 50S ribosomal protein L5 yields the protein MSKDTVPPLKKAYFDQVVPALMASRSYKNKHQVPKLEKIVLNTGIGAEADKNQIADTARDMGLIAGQKPILNKSRKAIANFKLKQGQVVGCSVTLRGDAMWHFLMRLLAVALPTIRDFRGVPNKLDGQGNYNIGITDFTIFPEITVESAKRHMGLDITLVTSAHTDDEARELLKLLGMPFRRTEQAAAKSA
- the rplF gene encoding 50S ribosomal protein L6; translated protein: MSRIGKQPVQIPDKVKIDIKGTTVSVDGPKGKVSKTFAPVVKIEKKDNTIVVSPTEETRFSKAMYGTARSVIAGMVKGAAVGYLKELEIQGVGFKAALKGKQLDLSLGYSHQILHDIPEGIKVTVTDGTKLKVEGADKQLVGQVTSEIRAYYPPEPYKGKGVRLVGEFAERVRRKEGKTVA
- the rplV gene encoding 50S ribosomal protein L22; translation: MEIQALTKNARMSPKKVREVANEIQGRSVPEATDLLSLIPRKSARLLAKTLKSAVANAENNHNLSADKLVVHRALVECGPVLKRFKAGARGSAKPRVKRMSHLRIVLSDSKA
- the rplN gene encoding 50S ribosomal protein L14, whose translation is MIQMRSILDIADNTGARRASMIGRIGQNTRYAHVGDIITVNIKESSTDATVKKGEVHKAVIVRTKAPLRRADGSYLRFDSNAIVIIGDDGNPKGTRIFGPVARELRAKNYMKIISLAPEVL
- the rpsE gene encoding 30S ribosomal protein S5, with product MIEKVVYINRCAKVVKGGRRFSFSALAVVGDGKGNVGIGYGKANEVPDAIKKSTEAAKKRLYPVKLRGDTIPHEVLGQYDGGKVFLRPATPGTGLIAGGGVRAVLEAAGVKNVLTKSMGSKNHIAVVHATFNGLRKLRMAEDFKAARA